A genomic stretch from Amycolatopsis sp. 195334CR includes:
- a CDS encoding epoxide hydrolase family protein: MTPEIHPFSIDIPQDRLDDLAARLAATRWPAELPGVGWSRGVPVAYLTDLAEYWRTGFDWRAQEAALNAHPQFVTTIDGQRLHFLHVRSPEPDATPLVLLHGWPGGVTDFLDVIGPLSDPRAHGGDPADAFHLVIPSLPGFGFSTPLAGPGMNAAKMASLFPPLMAALGYERYGVQGYDTGSWVGPEIGKQDPEHVIGVHLNAMIAFPIGAEGELDDLPEADQRRWQAMQEFNDGYLQCNSKRPQTVAYGLHDSPAGQLAWIVEKFKELTMPEEALPEECVDRDRMLATISLYWFTGTAGSAAQIYYEELAAQDWSGGSGEWTAEPAPRVPTGVLVSAHDVTIRRWAERDHHIVHWTDLGHGGHFLAMEAPAALVDDVRVFFRKVR; the protein is encoded by the coding sequence ATGACACCGGAGATCCACCCCTTCTCGATCGACATCCCGCAGGACCGGCTGGACGACCTCGCCGCACGGCTGGCCGCCACCCGCTGGCCCGCCGAACTGCCCGGCGTCGGCTGGAGCCGCGGCGTGCCCGTCGCCTACCTGACCGACCTCGCCGAGTACTGGCGCACCGGTTTCGACTGGCGGGCGCAGGAAGCCGCGCTCAACGCGCACCCCCAGTTCGTCACCACCATCGACGGCCAGCGCCTGCACTTCCTGCACGTGCGCTCGCCGGAACCGGACGCCACTCCCCTGGTCCTGCTGCACGGCTGGCCCGGCGGGGTGACCGACTTCCTCGACGTCATCGGCCCGCTGTCGGACCCGCGGGCCCACGGCGGCGATCCGGCCGACGCCTTCCACCTGGTGATCCCGTCGCTGCCGGGGTTCGGCTTCTCCACCCCGCTGGCCGGGCCGGGCATGAACGCGGCGAAGATGGCGAGCCTGTTCCCGCCGTTGATGGCCGCGCTCGGGTATGAGCGCTACGGCGTGCAGGGCTACGACACCGGTTCGTGGGTGGGCCCGGAGATCGGCAAGCAGGATCCGGAGCACGTCATCGGGGTCCACCTCAACGCGATGATCGCCTTCCCGATCGGCGCCGAGGGCGAACTGGACGACCTGCCCGAGGCCGATCAGCGCCGCTGGCAGGCGATGCAGGAGTTCAACGACGGCTACCTGCAGTGCAACTCCAAGCGCCCGCAGACGGTGGCCTACGGCCTGCACGACTCGCCCGCCGGTCAGCTCGCGTGGATCGTGGAGAAGTTCAAGGAACTGACCATGCCCGAGGAGGCGCTGCCGGAGGAGTGCGTGGACCGCGACCGCATGCTCGCCACCATCTCGCTGTACTGGTTCACCGGTACCGCGGGCTCGGCCGCGCAGATCTACTACGAGGAGCTGGCGGCACAGGACTGGAGCGGCGGCTCGGGTGAGTGGACCGCCGAACCGGCGCCGCGGGTGCCCACGGGTGTCCTGGTGTCCGCGCACGACGTCACCATCCGGCGCTGGGCCGAGCGCGACCACCACATCGTGCACTGGACCGATCTCGGGCACGGCGGGCACTTCCTCGCCATGGAGGCCCCGGCCGCACTGGTCGACGACGTGCGCGTGTTCTTCCGGAAGGTCCGCTAG
- a CDS encoding YbaB/EbfC family nucleoid-associated protein, protein MSEGNTMDPARWLADYQSDLERLDATARAVESNLRQVGGAASSPRGEVSVSVGVSGALEGLRLTAAARSLDADQLAQLILATAREAQRVAGAQVVEIMTEYTGEGPALDLIRRNLAAAEEPAGTPAPVDDDDYFFSTPPEISR, encoded by the coding sequence ATGAGCGAAGGGAACACCATGGATCCGGCCCGGTGGCTGGCCGACTACCAGTCCGACCTGGAGCGGCTCGACGCCACGGCGCGAGCGGTGGAATCGAACCTGCGGCAGGTCGGCGGCGCCGCGAGCTCACCACGCGGTGAGGTGTCGGTCTCGGTCGGGGTCAGCGGCGCGCTGGAGGGCCTGCGGCTGACCGCGGCCGCCCGCTCGCTCGACGCCGACCAGCTCGCGCAGCTCATCCTGGCCACCGCGCGGGAGGCGCAGCGGGTGGCGGGCGCGCAGGTCGTGGAGATCATGACCGAGTACACCGGCGAGGGCCCGGCGCTGGACCTCATCCGGCGGAACCTGGCCGCCGCCGAGGAACCCGCCGGTACGCCCGCGCCGGTCGATGACGACGACTACTTCTTCTCGACCCCACCGGAGATCTCCCGATGA
- a CDS encoding NtaA/DmoA family FMN-dependent monooxygenase (This protein belongs to a clade of FMN-dependent monooxygenases, within a broader family of flavin-dependent oxidoreductases, the luciferase-like monooxygenase (LMM) family, some of whose members use coenzyme F420 rather than FMN.), whose product MTNSTKQIHLAAHFPGVNNTTVWSDPEAGSHIEFDSFRRFARTAEDAKFDFLFLAEGLRLREQNGRIYDLDVVGRPDTFAVLAALSGVTDRLGLAGTINSTFNEPYEVARQFATLDHLSGGRAAWNVVTSWDAFTGENFRRGGFLAEADRYSRAERFLRTTWLLFDSWRGDEILADKETGRFLAEPGAGAFDHHDEHFALSGHFTVPRSPQGSPVIFQAGDSDEGREFAAATADAIFSRHGTLEAGQKFYADVKGRLAKYGREPGQLKVLPAATFVLGDTDADALEQAAVVRRRQVSGQTAIKLLEQVWNRDLSAYDPDGPLPEVDPLVGEHTVARGRASVRMHRDPLATAKEWRALAEAKKLSIRDLMIEVSSRQTFVGAPETVARSINDLTQRDAADGFILVPHLTPGGLDGFARTVVPILQEWGVFRTEYAGSTLRSHLGLD is encoded by the coding sequence GTGACCAACTCGACCAAGCAGATCCACCTCGCCGCGCACTTCCCCGGCGTCAACAACACCACCGTGTGGAGCGATCCCGAGGCGGGCAGCCACATCGAGTTCGACTCGTTCCGCCGGTTCGCCAGGACCGCGGAGGACGCGAAGTTCGACTTCCTCTTCCTCGCCGAAGGACTGCGGTTGCGTGAGCAGAACGGCCGGATCTACGACCTCGACGTAGTCGGCAGGCCGGACACCTTCGCCGTGCTCGCCGCGCTGTCCGGGGTGACCGACCGGCTCGGCCTGGCCGGCACGATCAACTCCACCTTCAACGAGCCCTACGAGGTGGCCCGGCAGTTCGCCACGCTCGACCACCTCTCCGGCGGCCGGGCCGCGTGGAACGTGGTGACCTCGTGGGACGCGTTCACCGGCGAGAACTTCCGGCGCGGCGGCTTCCTCGCCGAAGCCGACCGCTACAGCCGCGCCGAGCGGTTCCTGCGCACCACGTGGCTGCTGTTCGACTCCTGGCGCGGTGACGAAATCCTGGCGGACAAGGAAACCGGGCGCTTCCTCGCCGAACCCGGCGCCGGTGCGTTCGACCACCACGACGAGCACTTCGCCCTCTCCGGCCACTTCACCGTGCCACGCAGCCCGCAGGGCAGCCCGGTGATCTTCCAGGCCGGGGATTCCGACGAGGGCCGCGAATTCGCCGCGGCCACCGCCGACGCCATCTTCTCCCGCCACGGAACCCTGGAAGCGGGCCAGAAGTTCTACGCCGACGTCAAAGGCAGGCTCGCCAAGTACGGCCGGGAGCCCGGCCAGCTCAAGGTGCTGCCCGCGGCCACCTTCGTGCTCGGTGACACCGACGCGGACGCGCTCGAGCAGGCCGCGGTCGTGCGGCGCCGGCAGGTCAGCGGGCAGACCGCGATCAAGCTGCTGGAGCAGGTGTGGAACCGCGACCTGAGCGCCTACGACCCGGACGGCCCGCTGCCCGAGGTCGACCCGCTGGTCGGCGAGCACACCGTGGCCCGCGGCCGCGCGAGCGTGCGCATGCACCGCGATCCGCTGGCCACCGCGAAGGAATGGCGGGCGCTGGCCGAGGCGAAGAAGCTGTCCATCCGCGACCTGATGATCGAGGTCAGCTCGCGGCAGACGTTCGTCGGCGCGCCCGAGACCGTCGCGCGGTCCATCAACGACCTGACCCAGCGCGACGCGGCCGACGGCTTCATCCTCGTCCCGCACCTCACGCCGGGCGGGCTGGACGGGTTCGCCCGCACCGTGGTGCCGATCCTGCAGGAGTGGGGCGTGTTCCGCACCGAGTACGCGGGCAGCACGCTGCGCTCACACCTCGGGCTCGACTGA
- a CDS encoding YafY family protein, with amino-acid sequence MLETSARLLKLLSLLQAHRDWRGTDLAERLGVSTRTVRRDVERLRELGYPVHALQGTPGYRLGAGAALPPLLLDDDEAVAVAVGLRTATSSSVNGIEETALRALTKLEQVLPARLRHRVNTVQTATVRAGVAPGPRVSADALMTIADACRRHERLRFDYTSARGSASRRNAEPYSLVNFGRHWYLVAFDVDREDWRTFRVDRLVPKTPGGPRFTPRELPYEDVATYLSHQLSARAWPCQATVTLHESADAVADRVWPGMGALEAVDERSCLLHLGAETVPDLVWMITSVHADFTLVSGPPELAVEFRRQAGRCLSALASVEPEV; translated from the coding sequence ATGCTGGAGACCTCGGCACGGCTGCTGAAACTCCTGTCGCTGCTGCAGGCGCACCGCGACTGGCGGGGCACGGACCTGGCCGAACGCCTCGGCGTCTCCACCAGGACCGTGCGGCGGGACGTGGAACGCCTGCGTGAACTCGGGTATCCGGTGCACGCGCTCCAGGGCACGCCCGGGTACCGGCTCGGCGCGGGCGCGGCCCTGCCACCGCTGCTGCTCGACGACGACGAAGCTGTCGCGGTGGCCGTCGGGTTGCGTACCGCCACCAGCAGTTCGGTCAACGGCATCGAGGAGACGGCCTTGCGCGCGCTCACCAAACTGGAGCAGGTGCTGCCCGCGCGCCTGCGCCACCGGGTGAACACGGTGCAGACCGCGACCGTGCGGGCCGGGGTGGCGCCCGGACCGCGGGTTTCGGCGGACGCGCTGATGACCATCGCCGACGCGTGCCGCCGCCACGAGCGGCTGCGCTTCGACTACACCAGCGCGCGCGGCAGCGCGTCCCGCCGGAACGCCGAGCCGTACAGCCTGGTCAACTTCGGCAGGCACTGGTACCTGGTCGCCTTCGACGTCGACCGCGAAGACTGGCGCACCTTCCGGGTCGACCGGCTCGTCCCGAAAACGCCGGGCGGCCCCCGGTTCACCCCGCGCGAACTGCCCTATGAGGACGTCGCGACCTACCTGTCGCACCAGCTTTCCGCGCGAGCTTGGCCCTGCCAGGCGACGGTCACCCTGCACGAGTCCGCCGACGCCGTGGCGGACCGGGTCTGGCCGGGCATGGGCGCGCTCGAAGCCGTCGACGAGCGGAGCTGCCTGCTGCACCTCGGCGCCGAGACGGTGCCGGACCTGGTCTGGATGATCACCTCGGTGCACGCCGACTTCACCCTGGTCAGCGGACCGCCCGAGCTGGCGGTCGAGTTCCGGCGGCAGGCCGGGCGCTGCCTGTCCGCGCTCGCGTCAGTCGAGCCCGAGGTGTGA
- a CDS encoding SDR family NAD(P)-dependent oxidoreductase, producing MRFDGKIALVTGGSAGIGLATARRLRGEGATVVITGRDQARLDTAADALGDVLAVRGDAARPDELDALMSTIRDRFGGLDVVFANAGAAAFRPNAEITEAEFDRVADSNFKAAFFTVQKAVPLVRGPASIVLNASWAVHRGVPGSAVYAAAKAAAHNLARTYAAELAGTGIRVNSVSPGYIATGSFRENVSAEARAVAAAAVATGRLGTPEDVAAVVAFLASEDAAYVNGQDLPVDGGLIAVSPAPML from the coding sequence ATGAGATTCGACGGCAAGATCGCACTGGTGACCGGCGGCAGCGCGGGCATCGGGCTGGCCACCGCGCGGCGGTTGCGCGGCGAGGGCGCGACGGTGGTGATCACCGGCCGCGACCAGGCCCGCCTGGACACCGCGGCCGATGCGCTCGGGGACGTGCTCGCGGTCCGCGGTGACGCCGCCCGCCCCGACGAGCTCGACGCGCTGATGAGCACGATCCGCGACCGGTTCGGCGGGCTGGACGTGGTGTTCGCGAACGCGGGCGCCGCCGCGTTCCGGCCGAACGCCGAGATCACCGAGGCCGAGTTCGACCGGGTCGCGGACAGCAACTTCAAGGCCGCCTTCTTCACCGTGCAGAAGGCGGTGCCGCTGGTGCGGGGGCCGGCGTCGATCGTGCTCAACGCGTCGTGGGCGGTGCACCGCGGGGTACCCGGCTCGGCGGTCTACGCCGCGGCGAAGGCGGCCGCGCACAACCTCGCGCGGACCTACGCGGCGGAACTGGCAGGCACCGGGATCCGGGTGAACTCGGTGAGCCCCGGGTACATCGCGACCGGTTCGTTCCGGGAGAACGTCTCCGCCGAAGCACGGGCGGTGGCCGCCGCCGCGGTGGCCACCGGCAGGCTCGGCACACCCGAGGACGTCGCCGCCGTGGTCGCGTTCCTCGCGTCGGAGGACGCCGCCTACGTCAATGGCCAGGACCTGCCCGTCGACGGCGGGCTGATCGCCGTGAGCCCCGCGCCCATGCTCTGA
- a CDS encoding type VII secretion target, with the protein MNPVLVDPDRIRAHASTADGVAAEVSTVAAALPGGLDSAAFGTFTQFLTEGLREVLDRTAGAISHASAAVDSMSTRLGQAADGYQSTDGDGVTRVRAAEN; encoded by the coding sequence ATGAACCCCGTGCTGGTCGACCCCGACCGCATCCGCGCGCACGCGAGCACAGCGGACGGGGTGGCCGCCGAGGTGTCGACCGTCGCCGCGGCCCTGCCCGGCGGTCTGGACAGCGCCGCGTTCGGCACCTTCACCCAGTTCCTCACCGAGGGACTGCGGGAGGTGCTCGACCGGACCGCCGGCGCGATCTCGCACGCCTCGGCCGCGGTGGACAGCATGAGCACCCGGCTCGGCCAGGCGGCGGACGGCTACCAGAGCACCGACGGCGACGGCGTGACCCGGGTGCGCGCGGCGGAGAACTGA
- a CDS encoding WXG100 family type VII secretion target, translating to MTDNSGDGTLIDQASDGVQDLAAAATAGLEQAGPAGALAQPVVDLLRNVWEGYFGSPIPPDGTNWNAYTHEELYRMLWDNADVGEVSSMAAEWGRHGSEMSDQGEELHTRRGALQSNWSGGAAELATTRLGEMGDKSSDIGSRANTVQGATQDAGDALAVARNTMPPPADDPLGAGVAGAAAGAGAGAAIGAIVGSGAGGVGAGPGALMGAAIGAVAAGGASYFVASAAAAEQKAQAVHVMQRYESSLNGSSQQLSPGAAAPSGGVNSGTTASGFAGTAAGMPGTATGSGGLAWSQLVGSGPLDAGNSSGGGALARGMAGRGSMGGLMGGRGANAGGMLPGAGGARGEGAEDEVHVNRLPTIDQRLFHVEDKTSSPVIGL from the coding sequence ATGACCGACAACTCGGGTGACGGAACGCTGATCGACCAGGCCTCCGACGGGGTGCAGGACCTGGCCGCGGCCGCCACCGCCGGACTCGAGCAGGCCGGACCGGCCGGGGCGCTGGCCCAGCCGGTGGTGGATCTGCTGCGCAACGTGTGGGAGGGCTACTTCGGCTCGCCGATCCCGCCCGACGGCACGAACTGGAACGCCTACACCCACGAAGAGCTGTACCGGATGCTCTGGGACAACGCCGACGTCGGCGAGGTCAGCTCGATGGCGGCCGAGTGGGGGCGGCACGGCAGCGAGATGTCCGACCAGGGCGAGGAACTGCACACGCGGCGCGGGGCGCTGCAGTCGAACTGGAGCGGGGGCGCGGCCGAGCTGGCCACCACCCGGCTTGGCGAGATGGGGGACAAGAGCTCCGACATCGGCTCGCGGGCGAACACCGTGCAGGGTGCCACGCAGGACGCGGGCGACGCGCTCGCCGTCGCGCGCAACACCATGCCGCCGCCCGCGGACGACCCGCTCGGCGCCGGGGTGGCCGGAGCGGCCGCCGGGGCCGGGGCGGGCGCGGCCATCGGGGCGATCGTCGGATCGGGCGCCGGTGGGGTGGGCGCCGGTCCGGGTGCGCTGATGGGCGCGGCGATCGGCGCGGTGGCCGCGGGCGGGGCGAGCTACTTCGTGGCCAGCGCGGCGGCGGCCGAGCAGAAGGCGCAGGCGGTGCACGTGATGCAGCGCTACGAATCGAGCCTCAACGGCAGCAGCCAGCAGCTCAGCCCTGGTGCGGCGGCGCCGTCGGGCGGGGTGAACAGCGGGACCACCGCATCCGGTTTCGCCGGGACGGCGGCCGGGATGCCCGGCACCGCGACCGGCAGCGGCGGGCTGGCGTGGAGCCAGCTGGTCGGCTCCGGACCGCTGGACGCCGGTAACTCCAGTGGCGGCGGCGCGCTCGCCCGCGGCATGGCGGGCCGCGGCTCGATGGGCGGGCTGATGGGCGGCCGCGGCGCGAACGCCGGCGGCATGCTGCCCGGCGCCGGGGGCGCGCGGGGCGAGGGCGCCGAGGACGAGGTGCACGTCAACCGCCTGCCGACGATCGACCAGCGCCTCTTCCACGTCGAGGACAAGACCAGCAGCCCGGTCATCGGGCTCTAG
- a CDS encoding ESX secretion-associated protein EspG: protein MTAVAEPDTVHFGLVELDLLAAHAGVPVPFPLRVPSFGRLAGERDVLLATAGEALALRGLADDRGPVGVAAEVVTALREQRGTLDLVLAGETGTTAVAALVYRSSVLVFRQEPGDTRRLGVRRFADAALVAELLKLVPDLAAPVTMPITLPASAVTAVTGLPAEIGEQEMRELFRDHGADPAALDNLVGLLVPLTGRGQLGATRAGRRTGPELSWLDGPKGRVRVDPAADGWLSVNPLRRAAVRSALEELATIVRSPR from the coding sequence ATGACGGCGGTGGCCGAACCGGACACCGTCCACTTCGGACTCGTCGAGCTGGACCTGCTCGCCGCGCACGCCGGGGTGCCGGTGCCGTTCCCGCTCCGGGTGCCGTCTTTCGGGCGGCTCGCCGGGGAACGCGACGTGCTGCTCGCCACCGCGGGGGAGGCGCTGGCGCTGCGCGGGCTGGCCGACGACCGCGGCCCGGTCGGGGTGGCGGCGGAGGTGGTCACCGCGTTGCGCGAGCAGCGCGGCACCCTCGACCTGGTGCTGGCCGGGGAAACCGGCACCACCGCGGTCGCCGCGCTGGTCTACCGGTCCTCCGTGCTGGTGTTCCGCCAGGAACCCGGGGACACGCGGCGGCTCGGGGTGCGGCGGTTCGCCGACGCCGCGCTGGTCGCCGAACTGCTGAAGCTGGTGCCCGACCTGGCCGCGCCGGTGACCATGCCGATCACGCTGCCCGCGTCGGCGGTGACCGCGGTGACCGGGCTGCCGGCGGAAATCGGCGAGCAGGAGATGCGGGAGCTGTTCCGCGACCACGGTGCCGACCCGGCCGCGCTGGACAACCTGGTCGGCCTGCTGGTGCCGCTGACCGGGCGGGGGCAGCTCGGCGCCACCCGCGCCGGGCGGCGCACCGGGCCGGAACTGTCCTGGTTGGACGGTCCGAAGGGCAGGGTCAGGGTGGACCCGGCCGCGGACGGCTGGCTGAGCGTGAACCCGCTGCGGCGGGCCGCGGTGCGGTCGGCGCTCGAAGAACTGGCGACGATCGTGCGGAGTCCGCGATGA